From the genome of Virgibacillus proomii, one region includes:
- the racE gene encoding glutamate racemase — MKQAIGVIDSGVGGLTVAYELMRQLPKEKLIYVGDQARCPYGPRSAEEVKQFTWEMVDFLLEKDIKMLVVACNTATAFTLASLKEHLSIPVIGVIQPGARAAIKFTKNNRIGVIGTEGTIRSNAYTIALKNIKKELEIRAQACPMFVPMVEQGILEGPRAKQVVADALEPLMEYNLMDTLILGCTHYPLLKDTIQSVVGEQVTIISSSEETARETSTILEVHNLLNHDEVFPVHQFYTTGALDMFIQISERIFKEPNLQMITIKKATLPQMQDS; from the coding sequence GTGAAGCAAGCAATAGGAGTCATTGACTCGGGGGTAGGTGGCTTAACAGTAGCATATGAACTAATGCGTCAGCTCCCTAAAGAAAAATTGATTTATGTAGGGGATCAAGCAAGATGCCCGTATGGCCCAAGATCAGCAGAAGAAGTAAAACAATTCACATGGGAAATGGTTGATTTTTTATTAGAAAAAGACATTAAGATGTTAGTCGTTGCTTGTAATACAGCAACTGCATTTACGCTAGCTTCTTTGAAAGAACATTTAAGTATTCCTGTTATTGGTGTGATTCAGCCAGGTGCTAGAGCGGCGATTAAATTTACTAAAAATAACCGAATTGGGGTTATTGGTACAGAAGGAACGATTCGCAGTAATGCTTACACGATAGCTTTAAAAAATATTAAAAAAGAGCTGGAGATACGTGCACAAGCTTGTCCCATGTTTGTACCGATGGTAGAGCAGGGCATTTTGGAAGGACCTAGAGCAAAACAAGTAGTAGCGGATGCTCTGGAACCATTAATGGAGTATAATCTGATGGATACGCTTATTTTAGGATGTACGCATTACCCGCTGTTGAAAGATACCATTCAATCTGTTGTTGGTGAACAGGTGACAATTATTTCTTCCAGTGAGGAAACTGCAAGAGAGACAAGTACTATTTTAGAAGTGCATAACCTTCTAAACCATGATGAGGTATTCCCGGTTCACCAATTTTATACGACAGGAGCGCTGGATATGTTTATTCAAATTTCGGAACGGATTTTTAAAGAGCCGAATTTGCAAATGATTACCATAAAAAAAGCAACGCTACCCCAAATGCAAGATTCTTAA